From the Carya illinoinensis cultivar Pawnee chromosome 4, C.illinoinensisPawnee_v1, whole genome shotgun sequence genome, one window contains:
- the LOC122307597 gene encoding probable protein phosphatase 2C 75 has protein sequence MLSDDDDSQDQCRERRRRRIEMRRLAVISAANSPPIPSNQNQRENTSRTECSADSKRIRMTEKIDHLPEPSYSSSGDEVEASSAPESEVPPVSEPVFGSMSVSGRSRDMEDTISVRTSLCRPEISTRRPVHFFAVFDGHGGPHVAALCRERMHKFVEEELTRLSRTGETESGSGSSSRNGHEERQGLLEERWRTALRKSFERMDEVALSTCTCGRVGYKCRCHPVELALGGSTAVVALLSPERIVVANCGDSRAVLCRAGTAIPLSQDHKPDRLDELARIEAAGGRVIFVNGARVEGILAMSRAIGDKYLKPYVTSEPEITFTKREPEDECLILASDGLWDVLSSELACEVARECLREGTAAAMVDSRPHIEDEGAGALYPSRSVLAAALLTRLALGRKSSDNISVIVVDLTKS, from the exons ATGCTGAGCGACGACGACGATTCGCAGGATCAATGCCGGGAACGACGGCGCCGGAGGATCGAGATGAGGAGGCTGGCGGTGATATCTGCGGCGAACTCTCCACCGATACCGTCAAACCAGAACCAGAGGGAGAACACTAGCCGGACGGAATGCTCGGCGGATTCAAAACGGATTCGGATGACCGAAAAAATAGATCATCTCCCGGAGCCTTCATATTCTTCTTCCGGTGATGAAGTTGAGGCTTCGTCCGCTCCGGAGAGTGAGGTTCCGCCGGTAAGCGAACCGGTTTTTGGATCCATGTCGGTTTCGGGGAGGTCGCGTGACATGGAGGATACGATATCTGTGCGGACGAGCCTTTGCCGGCCTGAGATCAGCACACGACGACCAGTGCATTTCTTCGCTGTGTTTGATGGCCACGGAGGACCTCAT GTGGCGGCATTGTGTAGGGAAAGGATGCACAAATTCGTAGAGGAGGAGCTGACGCGCTTGAGTAGGACGGGGGAGACAGAGAGTGGGAGTGGCAGCAGCTCCAGAAACGGGCATGAAGAACGCCAGGGGCTACTTGAAGAGAGGTGGAGAACAGCGCTGCGAAAGAGCTTCGAGAGGATGGATGAGGTGGCATTAAGCACGTGCACGTGTGGCAGAGTGGGGTACAAGTGCAGGTGCCACCCGGTGGAGTTGGCGCTGGGTGGGTCTACAGCCGTGGTGGCTCTTCTCTCGCCCGAACGTATTGTCGTCGCCAATTGCGGCGACTCACGCGCTGTCCTTTGCCGTGCAGGCACCGCAATACCTCTCTCGCAGGATCATAAG CCTGATAGATTAGATGAACTGGCAAGAATTGAAGCTGCTGGCGGCCGAGTGATCTTTGTGAATGGAGCTCGGGTTGAAGGCATTCTTGCAATGTCCCGTGCAATAG GTGATAAATATCTCAAACCGTATGTTACATCAGAGCCTGAGATAACCTTCACAAAAAGGGAACCGGAAGATGAGTGCTTGATCCTCGCAAGTGATGGCTTGTGGGATGTTCTGTCAAGTGAATTGGCTTGTGAGGTAGCACGTGAATGCCTTCGAGAAGGAACTGCTGCTGCAATGGTTGATTCCAGGCCTCATATTGAAGATGAAGGAGCTGGAGCATTGTATCCATCTCGAAGTGTACTTGCAGCCGCACTGTTGACTCGCCTTGCTTTAGGACGAAAAAGCTCCGATAACATCAGTGTCATAGTTGTTGATCTGACGAAGAGCTGA
- the LOC122307576 gene encoding glycosylinositol phosphorylceramide mannosyl transferase 1-like — protein MSTLIGIRDAASSSDVNGGLYSPAKEKAAIRGAYSSRSPLLLRRARQLLAATKVKVLLGLCTLCIVVLVNSRLSSLMGWNPHYPSSVSSPSRGGYTVLINTWKRNSLLKQSVAHYASCSGTDAIHVVWSETDPPPENLKAYLKKVVFSKSQAAHKPNFRFDINQEDNLNNRFRPIEELRTDAIFSIDDDVIVPCATLNFAFTVWQSAPFTMVGFVPRTHRLDMANNGDAYYKYGGWWSVWWMGTYSMVLSKAAFFHRKYLDIYTHKMPSSIHDYVSRERNCEDIAMSLLVANATSAPPIWVKGKIYEIGSSGISTLKGHSDSRNKCLNDFISLYGTMPLVSTNVKAVDARHEWFW, from the exons ATGTCCACGCTCATCGGGATTCGAGATGCCGCCTCCTCCTCCGACGTCAACGGCGGCTTGTACTCGCCTGCGAAGGAGAAAGCGGCCATCAGAGGCGCTTACAGCAGCCGCTCGCCGCTTCTTCTTCGCCGAGCTCGCCAGCTACTCGCCGCGACCAAGGTGAAGGTTCTTCTGGGTCTCTGTACCCTCTGCATCGTCGTCTTGGTCAACTCAAGACTTAGTTCGTTGATGGGTTGGAATCCTCACTACCCTTCGTCAGTCTCTTCTCCTTCTAG GGGTGGCTACACGGTGCTTATCAACACTTGGAAACGAAATTCTCTTCTCAAGCAATCGGTTGCTCACTATGCATCCTGCAGCGGAACTGATGCAATTCATGTAGTGTGGAGTGAGACCGATCCTCCTCCAGAGAATCTCAAAGCCTATCTGAAGAAAGTTGTGTTTTCCAAGTCCCAGGCAGCTCACAAACCCAACTTTAGGTTTGATATAAATCAAGAAGATAACTTGAACAACAGATTCAGGCCCATTGAGGAGCTCCGAACAGATGCAATTTTCTCCATTGATGACGATGTGATCGTTCCTTGTGCTACGTTGAATTTTGCTTTCACCGTATGGCAAAGTGCTCCATTCACAATGGTGGGATTTGTACCACGTACGCACAGGCTGGATATGGCG AATAATGGTGATGCATATTACAAATATGGAGGATGGTGGTCAGTTTGGTGGATGGGCACTTATAGTATGGTTCTCTCAAAAGCTGCATTCTTCCACAGGAAGTATTTGGATATATATACTCACAAGATGCCCTCATCGATTCATGATTATGTATCCAGGGAAAG GAACTGTGAAGATATTGCTATGTCACTGCTTGTTGCCAATGCCACCAGTGCTCCCCCTATATGGGTGAAAG GGAAGATCTATGAGATTGGATCATCAGGCATCAGCACTTTGAAAGGGCACAGTGATTCAAGGAACAAATGCCTCAATGATTTCATTTCTCTCTATGGAACTATGCCTCTTGTATCAACCAATGTTAAAGCTGTGGATGCGAGGCATGAATGGTTCTGGTAG
- the LOC122307575 gene encoding PTI1-like tyrosine-protein kinase At3g15890 isoform X2, translated as MRKLIWRFFCCISTEEQPEISFHKSRDYPWEIYSLKELLHATNNFHQDNKIGEGGFGTVYWGRTSKGVEIAVKRLKAMSAKAEMEFAVEVEILGRVRHKNLLGLRGFYARGKERLIVYDYMPNHSLIAHLHGQLADDCLLDWPRRMSVAIGSAEGLAYLHHEANPHIIHRDIKASNVLLDTEFEAKVADFGFAKLIPDGVSHMTTRVKGTLGYLAPEYAMWGKVSESCDVYSFGILLLEIISAKKPLEKLPGGVKRDIVQWVTPCVQKGALNHIADPRLKGKFDREQLKLAVMIALRCTDHNPDNRPSMIDVVEWLTGGVGRRKKETLERNQYLMREPHGPNPLFFCEIGRRKKETLERNQYLMREPHGPNPLFFCEIEMYLLGF; from the exons ATGAGGAAGTTGATCTGGagattcttttgttgcatatcCACAGAAGAGCAACCGGAGATCAG TTTTCACAAGAGTAGGGATTATCCATGGGAAATATACTCTCTTAAGGAGCTACTTCATGCAACAAATAACTTTCATCAAGATAACAAGATTGGCGAAGGCGGGTTCGGAACTGTTTATTGGGGTCGAACAAGTAAAGGCGTCGAG ATTGCTGTGAAACGACTAAAGGCAATGAGTGCAAAGGCAGAGATGGAGTTTGCTGTGGAAGTTGAAATTCTTGGAAGGGTGAGGCATAAGAATCTCTTGGGTTTGAGGGGATTTTATGCTCGTGGGAAGGAGAGGCTGATTGTCTATGATTACATGCCTAATCATAGCTTGATTGCCCATTTGCATGGCCAACTCGCTGATGATTGTCTGCTAGACTGGCCCCGGAGAATGAGCGTAGCCATTGGATCAGCAGAAGGTTTAGC gTACTTGCACCATGAGGCCAATCCTCATATTATTCATCGAGACATAAAGGCAAGCAATGTCCTATTAGACACTGAATTTGAAGCAAAAGTTGCAGATTTCGGTTTTGCAAAGCTGATACCAGATGGTGTTTCTCATATGACAACTAGAGTGAAAGGAACCCTAGGATATTTGGCCCCTGAATATGCCATGTGGGGGAAGGTTTCCGAGAGCTGCGATGTCTACAGTTTTGGGATTTTACTCCTAGAAATTATCAGTGCGAAAAAGCCATTAGAAAAACTCCCCGGTGGAGTCAAGCGTGATATTGTGCAATGGGTCACGCCATGTGTCCAAAAAGGTGCTCTAAATCATATTGCTGACCCGAGGTTGAAGGGCAAGTTCGATCGAGAGCAACTCAAGTTGGCAGTCATGATTGCGCTGAGATGCACAGACCACAACCCTGACAACCGGCCAAGCATGATCGACGTGGTCGAGTGGCTCACAGGTGGTGTTGGGAGGAGGAAGAAAGAG ACTTTGGAAAGGAACCAATATCTGATGCGAGAACCACATGGGCCAAACCCACTTTTCTTTTGTGAAATTGGGAGGAGGAAGAAAGAG ACTTTGGAAAGGAACCAATATCTGATGCGAGAACCACATGGGCCAAACCCACTTTTCTTTTGTGAAATTGAAATGTATCTTCTTGGCTTTTAG
- the LOC122307575 gene encoding PTI1-like tyrosine-protein kinase At3g15890 isoform X1 yields MRKLIWRFFCCISTEEQPEISFHKSRDYPWEIYSLKELLHATNNFHQDNKIGEGGFGTVYWGRTSKGVEIAVKRLKAMSAKAEMEFAVEVEILGRVRHKNLLGLRGFYARGKERLIVYDYMPNHSLIAHLHGQLADDCLLDWPRRMSVAIGSAEGLAYLHHEANPHIIHRDIKASNVLLDTEFEAKVADFGFAKLIPDGVSHMTTRVKGTLGYLAPEYAMWGKVSESCDVYSFGILLLEIISAKKPLEKLPGGVKRDIVQWVTPCVQKGALNHIADPRLKGKFDREQLKLAVMIALRCTDHNPDNRPSMIDVVEWLTGGVGRRKKETLERNQYLMREPHGPNPLFFCEIGRRKKEVSNYNDHVKDIVNEEEDEENNSNITYMDHHADFGKEPISDARTTWAKPTFLL; encoded by the exons ATGAGGAAGTTGATCTGGagattcttttgttgcatatcCACAGAAGAGCAACCGGAGATCAG TTTTCACAAGAGTAGGGATTATCCATGGGAAATATACTCTCTTAAGGAGCTACTTCATGCAACAAATAACTTTCATCAAGATAACAAGATTGGCGAAGGCGGGTTCGGAACTGTTTATTGGGGTCGAACAAGTAAAGGCGTCGAG ATTGCTGTGAAACGACTAAAGGCAATGAGTGCAAAGGCAGAGATGGAGTTTGCTGTGGAAGTTGAAATTCTTGGAAGGGTGAGGCATAAGAATCTCTTGGGTTTGAGGGGATTTTATGCTCGTGGGAAGGAGAGGCTGATTGTCTATGATTACATGCCTAATCATAGCTTGATTGCCCATTTGCATGGCCAACTCGCTGATGATTGTCTGCTAGACTGGCCCCGGAGAATGAGCGTAGCCATTGGATCAGCAGAAGGTTTAGC gTACTTGCACCATGAGGCCAATCCTCATATTATTCATCGAGACATAAAGGCAAGCAATGTCCTATTAGACACTGAATTTGAAGCAAAAGTTGCAGATTTCGGTTTTGCAAAGCTGATACCAGATGGTGTTTCTCATATGACAACTAGAGTGAAAGGAACCCTAGGATATTTGGCCCCTGAATATGCCATGTGGGGGAAGGTTTCCGAGAGCTGCGATGTCTACAGTTTTGGGATTTTACTCCTAGAAATTATCAGTGCGAAAAAGCCATTAGAAAAACTCCCCGGTGGAGTCAAGCGTGATATTGTGCAATGGGTCACGCCATGTGTCCAAAAAGGTGCTCTAAATCATATTGCTGACCCGAGGTTGAAGGGCAAGTTCGATCGAGAGCAACTCAAGTTGGCAGTCATGATTGCGCTGAGATGCACAGACCACAACCCTGACAACCGGCCAAGCATGATCGACGTGGTCGAGTGGCTCACAGGTGGTGTTGGGAGGAGGAAGAAAGAG ACTTTGGAAAGGAACCAATATCTGATGCGAGAACCACATGGGCCAAACCCACTTTTCTTTTGTGAAATTGGGAGGAGGAAGAAAGAGGTATCTAACTATAATGATCATGTAAAAGACATTgttaatgaagaagaagatgaagaaaataacAGTAATATTACTTATATGGATCATCATGCAGACTTTGGAAAGGAACCAATATCTGATGCGAGAACCACATGGGCCAAACCCACTTTTCTTTTGTGA
- the LOC122308238 gene encoding uncharacterized protein LOC122308238: MGDKLRDAAQKQPQPPVPPQQKQLPVSFPPKDPVLVEATETRSHHHQPSPPVLPTGGPSPFISAAPDLYAPSGAVSSLFEQQFEVVNPKKARCTGQWKQLVPFPNSHHQEQTQLAILSTESSPSPTKLAINPRSREPGITAASSSDTALSPSRSPLRSLYAASGQDTNKSEGEQVHHQTRKGKIVSPVWKPDEMLWLARAWRIQYQGGHLGTESDGSGSSSRVEYLESGQTRVKTRADKDGEVADFLQRHGVNRDAKTAATKWDNMLGEFRKVYEWERGSEREVGKSYFRLSPYERKLHRLPASFDEEVFDELSQFMGSRTRTSQSSRGLSSGIVGMDDTRKALAGAKALPPPPSFKEDELPLSGKSCSFASRAKQLVMTGGSEPAFHGTRGTLLGFDSSLDFIGASSSKELRRIGKIRMAWEESVYLWAEEGEHHRGRVRLPGSSFLKADELTFFDEDMVPSTMETFEDGPLRGFSVDRFVTGQQVKVFGRRKSSFATASFGTVVRLNQLPFLNTTPSWELQDPSEYYLGCLRVPPPTLPSLFELSWHLQEPPAEDLRFPLRRDVYRDLPQEKELFFTTSTDMLDCRAITYDILGPIIRHNPSISGTTATCRDAFIGLWDDCINRIVSKFCSVEMVIIRKPSSSSEEMLQDQWPNVTGFVRNFCLWRGEEADRLRDGALVPSSSIAEKVLWTYTDLPYILGYYAVGYLVTFCALSRGCDRIIRTDLCSLDLSSPVERLKALVPCYRIAGLLPLLADRCFSSFKNGGTLKLFAYNDFERVDMGNGIVIETTPNTVTRFFSSKRKWAAVKEIYDFLDHRIPHAESIFQSSERDLALVFKPRGCKFKPTNSDLLVEALKYVTKALVALHDLSFMHRDLGWEKVMRRNDRENEWFVCGLEEAVSAPQIYPHRMPGEAARIRHAPEMGRGLHGVKVDVWGVGYLMKTCGLAGVPKMVRELQNRCLDPNPGHRPTAADCYHHLLQLQSSLSAGSY, translated from the exons ATGGGTGACAAGCTGCGAGACGCAGCCCAGAAGCAACCCCAACCTCCAGTACCACCACAGCAAAAGCAACTGCCAGTTTCGTTTCCTCCCAAAGACCCAGTACTCGTGGAAGCAACAGAAACAAGATCACACCATCACCAACCTTCACCGCCGGTCCTCCCCACCGGAGGACCTTCTCCATTTATCTCTGCCGCCCCTGATCTTTATGCTCCAAGCGGTGCAGTTTCATCATTGTTTGAACAACAATTTGAGGTTGTGAATCCAAAGAAAGCTCGATGTACTGGCCAATGGAAGCAGCTTGTACCATTCCCAAATTCACATCATCAAGAGCAGACGCAGTTGGCTATACTAAGCACGGAATCAAGCCCGTCACCAACGAAACTCGCAATCAACCCACGAAGCCGAGAACCTGGTATCACGGCTGCTTCCTCCTCAGATACGGCGTTATCTCCTTCACGCTCTCCTTTGCGTTCTTTGTATGCTGCCTCTGGCCAGGACACGAACAAGTCAGagggagagcaagtccaccatCAAACCAGGAAAGGGAAAATTGTAAGCCCAGTCTGGAAACCCGATGAGATGCTTTGGTTGGCAAGAGCTTGGAGGATTCAGTACCAAGGTGGCCACCTTGGTACTGAATCGGATGGGTCTGGTTCATCTTCAAGAGTGGAGTACTTAGAGAGTGGTCAGACAAGAGTTAAAACTAGAGCCGATAAAGATGGAGAAGTCGCTGATTTTCTTCAAAGACATGGAGTCAATAGGGATGCTAAAACAGCTGCAACGAAGTGGGATAATATGTTGGGGGAATTCAGGAAGGTTTACGAGTGGGAGAggggaagtgagagagaagTTGGAAAGAGTTACTTTAGGCTTTCTCCTTATGAGAGGAAACTCCATAGATTACCGGCTTCGTTTGATGAAGAAGTTTTTGACGAGCTTTCGCAGTTCATGGGGTCTAGAACGAGAACTTCTCAAAGTAGTAGAGGACTCAGTTCAGGAATTGTAGGCATGGATGATACTCGCAAGGCTCTTGCTGGGGCAAAAGCTCTGCCTCCACCTCCTTCATTCAAAGAAGATGAGCTCCCTCTCTCAGGTAAATCCTGCAGCTTTGCTT CTCGGGCAAAACAACTGGTTATGACCGGTGGAAGTGAACCTGCATTTCATGGTACCAGAGGTACCTTACTAGGGTTTGATTCTTCTCTAGACTTTATAGGCGCTTCGTCTTCAAAAGAGCTCCGTCGAATTGGAAAGATACGAATGGCATGGGAAGAATCAGTTTACTTATGGGCCGAAGAGGGTGAGCACCACAGGGGGAGAGTGAGGCTTCCAGGCTCAAGTTTTTTGAAAGCGGATGAGCTCACTTTTTTTGACGAGGACATGGTCCCTAGCACCATGGAAACCTTCGAAGATGGCCCTCTTAGAGGCTTCTCTGTGGATAGATTCGTTACTGGACAACAAGTCAAAGTCTTCGGCAGAAGAAAGTCTTCGTTCGCCACAGCTTCTTTTGGTACTGTGGTACGATTAAATCAGTTGCCTTTCTTAAACA CTACTCCTTCGTGGGAACTTCAAGATCCGTCGGAGTACTACTTAGGGTGCCTCCGAGTTCCGCCACCCACACTACCAAGCTTGTTCGAGTTGTCATGGCACTTACAAGAGCCACCAGCTGAAGACTTGCGTTTTCCACTGCGACGGGATGTTTACCGTGACTTACCTCAAGAGAAAGAGCTTTTCTTTACAACCTCTACCGATATGTTAGACTGTCGAGCCATCACCTACGATATTCTTGGCCCAATTATACGACATAACCCTAGTATCAGTGGTACCACTGCTACGTGTAGAGACGCTTTTATTGGCCTTTGGGATGATTGCATTAACAGGATTGTGTCTAAGTTTTGTTCTGTTGAAATGGTTATTATAAGAAAACCCTCTTCATCATCGGAGGAAATGTTGCAGGATCAATGGCCGAATGTGACAGGTTTCGTGAGGAACTTTTGCTTATGGAGAGGAGAGGAGGCTGATCGATTAAGGGATGGAGCCTTGGTCCCCTCGTCTTCCATAGCGGAAAAGGTTCTGTGGACCTACACTGATCTTCCTTACATCTTGGGCTACTATGCTGTTGGATATTTGGTCACTTTTTGCGCATTAAGTCGCGGATGTGACCGGATTATCCGAACGGATTTGTGCTCCCTAGACCTATCTTCACCGGTGGAGAGACTCAAAGCCCTAGTTCCATGTTACAGAATTGCTGGCCTATTGCCATTGCTTGCAGACCGGTGCTTCAGCAGCTTCAAGAACGGTGGAACTCTTAAGCTATTTGCTTATAATGATTTTGAGAGGGTTGATATGGGAAATGGAATTGTCATCGAAACGACACCAAACACTGTGACTCGGTTTTTCTCGAGCAAAAGAAAATGGGCTGCAGTGAAGGAAATCTACGATTTTCTTGATCACCGAATCCCGCACGCGGAATCCATTTTCCAATCATCAGAAAGAGATCTGGCATTGGTGTTTAAGCCAAGAGGGTGCAAATTCAAGCCTACCAATAGTGATCTACTCGTAGAGGCTCTCAAGTACGTGACCAAGGCTCTGGTGGCACTACATGACCTATCTTTCATGCACAGAGACTTGGGTTGGGAGAAAGTGATGCGACGAAACGACAGGGAAAATGAGTGGTTCGTGTGCGGATTAGAGGAGGCAGTGAGTGCACCACAAATATATCCTCATAGGATGCCAGGAGAGGCTGCGCGTATCCGGCACGCGCCGGAGATGGGAAGAGGACTGCATGGGGTTAAAGTAGACGTATGGGGCGTGGGTTATTTGATGAAAACGTGTGGGTTGGCTGGGGTTCCGAAGATGGTGAGAGAGCTTCAGAACCGGTGCTTGGACCCGAACCCAGGGCACAGGCCTACTGCGGCGGACTGTTACCACCACCTGCTTCAGCTGCAGTCATCTCTTTCGGCGGGTAGCtactga